In a genomic window of Saccharomyces kudriavzevii IFO 1802 strain IFO1802 genome assembly, chromosome: 2:
- the UBP13 gene encoding ubiquitin-specific protease UBP13 (similar to Saccharomyces cerevisiae UBP13 (YBL067C) and UBP9 (YER098W); ancestral locus Anc_7.390) codes for MIRRWLTISKSGKKKKAASDTITEEVEKNDFKPVNYDINDETCNSASSDNPSSSLFISNLNTKEIFFNEDNNLRPSSVQECNSETCNHGNGHYSQDEIFNMSMAKPTSTCGGGIMQAPEPPILATSVSESMPYGDGSNKVFGYENFGNTCYCNSVLQCLYNLSSVRENILQFPEKPNESTHPRKYEVKGNKPRIFTEASFERISASANGHVPNSKSQSIDEGKPTLVNSANSNVTGPSEKKSKFFKSFGAKHLQDNNKNEGSPSLSNIPKPSSNLQDAPLLIVETPNEPGAPSKLSSENITERPPDIPCKIIVGRALNYENSSRGSSSSNNLDSRAESNSSLLPPLDKRDTRRSSSSSQISPEYRKKSALIRGPVINIDHSLSVFDKDSLYSSLRDIFECITENTYLTGVVSPSSFVDVLKRENVLFNTSMHQDAHEFFNFLLNELSEYIERENKKKVTANNNDDDNVLNKTTNFISNLFQGTLTNQIKCLTCDNVTSRDEPFLDFPIEVQGDEETDIQAILKSYHQREMLNGPNKFYCDKCCGLQEAERLVGLKQLPDTLALHLKRFKYSEKQNCNIKLFNDIHYPLTLNVCSSINSEVCQKYELSGIVVHMGGGPQHGHYVSLCKHEIFGWLLFDDETVEAVKEEAVLEFTGESPNMATAYVLFYKTKYPCAADDNGGRNIAKEQEEHIDNLIKYDDWLRTRDNNQKKKVEEPTAEEMETVIDDSFASNTPVRSRKKSRMFSFRKS; via the coding sequence ATGATCAGGAGATGGCTGACGATAAGTAAGTCgggaaagaagaagaaggctGCCAGCGATACTATTACAGAAGAGGtagagaaaaatgattttaaGCCTGTAAACTACGATATAAATGACGAAACTTGTAACAGTGCGTCCTCTGACAATCCCTCTAGTTCGCTGTTCATCTCTAATCTGAATACCAaagagatttttttcaatgaagataataatTTGCGGCCCTCCTCCGTACAGGAATGCAATTCTGAAACGTGTAACCATGGCAATGGCCATTATAGCCAGGATGAGATTTTCAATATGTCGATGGCAAAGCCTACGAGTACCTGTGGAGGTGGCATAATGCAAGCACCCGAACCGCCTATACTAGCCACAAGCGTATCCGAGTCAATGCCTTATGGAGACGGATCCAATAAGGTATTTGgatatgaaaattttggtaACACATGTTACTGTAACTCTGTCCTGCAGTGTCTTTATAATCTATCCTCGGTACGtgaaaatattttacaaTTCCCGGAAAAGCCAAATGAATCTACTCATCCAAGAAAGTATGAAGTGAAAGGCAATAAGCCAAGAATATTCACCGAAGCTAGTTTCGAAAGAATCAGTGCAAGCGCTAATGGACACGTGCCTAATTCTAAATCTCAAAGTATTGATGAAGGAAAACCCACCCTCGTCAACTCTGCCAACTCTAATGTAACTGGGCCTTCAGAGAAAAAGagtaaatttttcaaaagttttggTGCAAAGCATCTACAagataacaataaaaatgaaggaagcCCTTCATTATCAAATATTCCAAAACCCTCCTCTAATTTACAAGACGCTCCCTTGTTGATAGTGGAAACTCCTAATGAGCCTGGTGCTCCAAGTAAATTGAGCTCTGAGAACATCACAGAGAGACCTCCAGATATTCCTTGTAAAATCATCGTGGGTAGGGCTCTTAATTATGAGAATTCTTCAAGAGGTAGCAGTAGTAGTAACAATCTAGATTCAAGAGCAGAAAGTAATAGCAGCCTACTTCCACCACTCGACAAAAGAGATACAAGAAGATCgagttcttcttctcaAATATCTCCAGAATACAGAAAGAAATCCGCTCTGATTCGTGGACCAGTGATTAATATTGATCATAGTTTAAGTGTATTCGATAAAGATTCTCTCTATTCAAGTTTAAGggacatttttgaatgcaTAACTGAAAACACTTATTTAACTGGTGTCGTATCACCTAGCTCGTTCGTTGATGTGcttaaaagagaaaatgtTTTATTTAATACTTCTATGCATCAAGATGCCCAcgagtttttcaatttcttgttgaatGAATTGAGTGAATATATAGAACgtgagaataaaaaaaaagtaactgccaataataatgacGATGATAACGTCCTGAATAAAACCACGAATTTCATTAGCAACCTATTCCAAGGCACTTTAACGAATCAAATAAAATGTCTGACGTGTGATAACGTTACATCTAGAGATGAGCCATTTTTGGATTTCCCCATAGAAGTTCAGGGGGATGAGGAAACAGACATACAAGCTATCTTGAAAAGTTATCATCAGCGAGAAATGCTGAATGGACCGAACAAGTTTTACTGTGATAAATGTTGTGGCCTACAAGAAGCTGAGCGATTAGTTGGCTTGAAGCAATTACCCGATACTTTAGCACTACATTTAAAACGATTCAAGTATTCTGAAAAACAGAATTGTAATATTAAACTTTTTAATGACATTCACTATCCTCTAACATTAAATGTTTGCTCTTCCATAAACTCTGAGGTTTGTCAGAAGTATGAACTATCTGGAATCGTCGTACATATGGGTGGTGGGCCACAGCATGGCCATTATGTTTCTCTGTGCAAACATGAAATATTCGGCTGGTTGCtgtttgatgatgaaacgGTAGAAGCAGTTAAAGAGGAAGCAGTGTTGGAATTTACCGGTGAATCCCCAAACATGGCCACAGCATATGTTCTGTTttataaaacaaaatatcCATGTGCTGCTGATGATAATGGTGGTAGAAATATAgcaaaagaacaagaggaGCACATAGACAACTTGATTAAATACGATGATTGGTTAAGAACTCGCGATAAtaatcagaagaagaaagtggAAGAACCTACAGCAGAAGAAATGGAGACTGTTATCGATGATAGTTTTGCCTCTAATACACCTGTCAGGTCTAGAAAAAAGTCGAGGATGTTTAGTTTCAGGAAAAGTTAA